One Setaria italica strain Yugu1 chromosome II, Setaria_italica_v2.0, whole genome shotgun sequence DNA segment encodes these proteins:
- the LOC101770222 gene encoding probable inactive receptor kinase At2g26730, producing the protein MAKLLPALAAALVALLAGCSCGVRGGESPEARESLVQFLTALAGGDGQAALRLGWDASVDPCAGTDSSWGDTIKCFENKSENVGKIKKIVLDGKGLSGTIDAALLCAAPAVRVVQLPDNSLRGGVPAGISACSGLTQLIVSGNQLSGSLPPSLAQLGKLEVLDVSRNNFSGEIPGGLSKLGELVRFVANDNHFNGTIPDFDLDKFQNFTVSTNNITGPIPKNAERFGNDSFWPNAAGMCGRPFFDPCPSSPTTAPFNSPSPSSVSEDEDGQGEDNHKKRTVPKIVMYLGYVLLGAAILAFVLYKICSKKKRSKLGRKSKPGGGRGVYDSSRLTTTTTTTSVSPSKSAYSLPTSVEQSAAGAPPSASLVVLRRSGTASITSNAAAAAAKELRFEDLLKSPAELLGRGRFGSSYKVVVPNGAALAVKRVKDAAVDEEAFRRRMERVASAKHPAVLPPLAFYCAMQEKLVVYEFQSNGSLAKLLHGSIESSQGPLDWPARLHIAAKVADGMAFMHTALGRYGASSNSSTSGEEAAADGPIAHGNLKASNVLFTAGMDPCISEYGVTAAAPPASRSASAGAAAAALRADVRAFGVLLLELLTGKATSERGDGAELARWVTSVIREEWTAEVFDRALLAGGGDGSSEQRMLRLLQVAMRCVDASPGSAPPPTMREAASMINAIREEDDRSFSLEA; encoded by the exons ATGGCGAAGCTTCTCCCTGCACTAGCTGCAGCACTAGTAGCTCTGCTTGCGGGTTGCTCTTGTGGGGTGCGAGGTGGCGAATCGCCTGAAGCGAGGGAGTCCCTCGTCCAATTCCTTACagcgctcgccggcggcgacgggcaggcGGCCCTCAGGCTGGGGTGGGACGCGTCGGTCGATCCGTGCGCCGGCACCGACTCATCGTGGGGCGACACCATCAAGTGCTTCGAGAACAAAAGCGAAAACGTCGGGAAGATCAAGAAGATCGTGCTAGATGGCAAGGGCCTGAGCGGGACCATCGACGCGGCCCTGCtctgcgcggcgccggcggtccGCGTGGTGCAGTTGCCGGACAACAGCCttcgcggcggcgtccccgcggGCATCTCCGCCTGCTCGGGCCTCACCCAGCTGATCGTCAGCGGCAACCAGCTCTCCGGCAGCTTGCCGCCGTCCCTCGCCCAGCTCGGGAAGCTCGAGGTTCTGGACGTCTCCAGAAACAACTTCTCCGGCGAGATCCCCGGCGGCCTTAGCAAGCTTGGCGAGCTAGTGAGGTTCGTGGCGAACGACAACCATTTCAACGGCACCATCCCGGACTTCGACCTCGACAAATTCCAGAACTTCACCGTGTCTACCAACAACATCACCGGGCCAATTCCCAAGAACGCTGAAAGATTCGGCAATGACAGCTTCTGGCCTAACGCCGCCGGCATGTGTGGTCGGCCGTTCTTCGATCCTTGCCCGTCGTCCCCGACGACGGCTCCGTTCAACTCGCCGTCGCCAAGCTCCGTctccgaggacgaggacgggcAAGGGGAGGACAACCACAAAAAAAGAACGGTGCCCAAGATCGTGATGTACCTCGGGTAcgtcctcctcggcgccgccaTACTGGCCTTCGTCCTGTACAAGATCTGCTCCAAGAAGAAGCGGAGCAAGCTGGGGCGCAAGTCcaagcccggcggcggcaggggcgtgtACGACAGCAGCAGGCTGACGACAACCACGACCACGACGTCGGTGAGCCCGAGCAAGTCGGCCTACTCGCTGCCGACGTCGGTCGAGCAGAgcgcggcgggcgcgccgccgtcggcgtcgcTGGTGGTGCTGCGGCGGTCGGGCACGGCGTCGATCACGTcgaacgccgcggcggcggcggcgaaggagctGCGGTTCGAGGACCTGCTCAAGTCCCCCGCGGAGCTGCTGGGGCGGGGGCGGTTCGGGAGCTCGTACAAGGTGGTGGTGCCGAACGGCGCAGCGCTGGCGGTGAAGCGGGTGAAGGACGCGGCGGTGGATGAGGAGGCGTTCCGCCGGCGGATGGAGCGGGTGGCGAGCGCCAAGCACCccgccgtgctgccgccgctggcgtTCTACTGCGCCATGCAGGAGAAGCTGGTGGTCTACGAGTTCCAGAGCAACGGCAGCCTCGCCAAGCTCCTGCACG GCTCCATAGAGAGCAGCCAGGGTCCCCTGGACTGGCCGGCGCGCCTGCACATCGCCGCCAAGGTCGCCGACGGCATGGCGTTCATGCACACCGCCCTGGGCCGCTACGGCGCGAGCTCCAACTCCTCCACGtcgggcgaggaggcggcggccgacgggcCCATCGCCCACGGCAACCTCAAGGCCTCCAACGTCCTCTTCACAGCCGGCATGGATCCGTGCATCAGCGAGTACGGCGTCACCGCGGCGGCCCCGCCCGCCAGCCgcagcgccagcgccggcgccgccgcggccgctctCCGCGCCGACGTGCGCGCGTTCggcgtgctgctgctggagctgctgaCGGGGAAGGCGACGTCGGAGCGGGGCGACGGCGCGGAGCTGGCGCGGTGGGTGACCTCGGTGATCCGGGAGGAGTGGACCGCCGAGGTGTTCGACCGCGcgctgctcgccggcggcggcgacggctccAGCGAGCAGCGCATGTTGCGGCTACTGCAGGTGGCCATGCGGTGCGTCGACGCCTCCCCCGGCTCGGCTCCGCCGCCGACCATGCGGGAGGCCGCCAGCATGATCAACGCCATCCGCGAAGAGGACGACAGGTCCTTCTCCTTGGAAGCGTGA